In one Bacillus sp. PK3_68 genomic region, the following are encoded:
- a CDS encoding muconate cycloisomerase family protein, which yields MKIHSLNIYVVDLPTIRPHHLAMHTIVTQTIVLACMKSEDGIEGWAEVATIGGTSYSEESPEAIKFNIEKYIKPLIIGESAGNFEALSYKIGTYVKGNYYAKALIEAAMVDLTAKTRNIPAYELFGGQCHASLPVAWTLASGDTARDIEEAQRCLAERKHNIFKLKIGKGDPKTNVAHVIKIKEAIGESGSVRVDVNQAWDEVTSLYCIEALEDGGVDLIEQPLVRWNNEGMAKLSARFKVPIMADESVGTIQEAYQMAKCRAANVFALKVAKAGGLTAVKKVAAIAEASGIPLYGGTMIESSLGTAICAQLYSTISEMTFGTELFGPLLFKDNVTVNEIEYENFEVKVPNGPGFGMTIDKEKVKHYSREVYMV from the coding sequence ATGAAGATTCATTCGCTAAATATATACGTAGTTGACCTGCCGACCATTCGTCCTCATCATTTAGCGATGCATACGATTGTCACACAAACCATTGTATTGGCGTGTATGAAGAGTGAGGATGGCATAGAAGGATGGGCGGAAGTAGCGACGATTGGTGGCACGTCTTATTCGGAGGAAAGTCCGGAAGCCATTAAGTTTAACATTGAAAAATATATTAAGCCGCTCATTATTGGGGAGAGTGCGGGAAACTTTGAGGCATTGTCTTATAAAATCGGTACGTATGTGAAAGGAAATTACTATGCAAAGGCGCTCATTGAAGCAGCAATGGTTGATTTAACTGCTAAAACAAGAAACATTCCTGCCTACGAATTATTTGGCGGGCAATGCCACGCTTCATTACCTGTCGCCTGGACACTGGCCAGTGGTGATACAGCAAGAGACATTGAAGAGGCGCAGCGTTGTCTGGCAGAAAGAAAGCATAATATTTTTAAATTAAAAATTGGAAAGGGGGATCCAAAAACGAATGTGGCTCATGTGATTAAGATCAAAGAAGCGATTGGGGAGTCCGGTAGTGTCCGGGTTGATGTGAACCAGGCGTGGGATGAAGTGACCTCTTTGTATTGTATTGAAGCACTGGAAGATGGCGGCGTGGACCTCATCGAACAGCCACTCGTCCGTTGGAACAATGAAGGCATGGCGAAGCTTTCGGCTCGTTTCAAAGTGCCGATTATGGCCGATGAATCGGTTGGCACGATTCAAGAAGCATATCAAATGGCTAAGTGCAGGGCAGCGAACGTATTTGCTTTGAAAGTTGCCAAAGCCGGCGGTTTAACAGCGGTGAAAAAGGTGGCCGCTATTGCGGAAGCGTCTGGAATACCGTTATATGGCGGAACGATGATCGAATCCTCGCTCGGAACGGCCATTTGCGCGCAGCTCTATTCCACTATTTCAGAAATGACGTTTGGCACAGAACTATTTGGTCCGCTGCTATTTAAAGATAATGTGACGGTTAACGAAATTGAATATGAAAACTTTGAAGTAAAAGTGCCGAACGGGCCAGGGTTTGGGATGACAATCGATAAAGAAAAAGTAAAACATTATTCAAGAGAAGTGTATATGGTATAA
- a CDS encoding DUF3870 domain-containing protein: MRMTSVLITAYAKAPQNTSMYENYKYAGIVLEIHKESHIVLNAEFTFLTNLAQDYFKRMIVGYDFSKDLKPLIEEITEDFLAPSQQAVIVALKVAHQRYKDSLEARK; the protein is encoded by the coding sequence ATGAGAATGACAAGTGTACTGATTACCGCTTATGCAAAAGCACCGCAAAATACAAGCATGTATGAAAATTATAAATACGCGGGAATCGTGCTTGAAATTCATAAAGAAAGTCATATTGTCCTCAATGCCGAATTTACCTTCTTAACGAACCTTGCTCAGGATTACTTTAAGAGAATGATTGTTGGTTATGACTTTAGCAAAGATCTTAAACCGCTGATCGAAGAGATCACGGAAGATTTTCTGGCGCCGTCCCAGCAGGCGGTAATCGTAGCGTTAAAGGTGGCGCATCAGCGGTATAAAGACAGTTTGGAAGCGAGAAAATAA
- a CDS encoding flavin reductase family protein, with protein MDKAEKQNLFKEVMGNYPTGVTIVTGVTEDGTPVGLTVNSFASVSLDPLMVLWSIDHGVSTIKAFTEGGKFAIHVLAGEQQELCKTFATKGVDRFGQCKWEMSENGLPIIEGAFGVFECETSQAVEAGDHTILIGNVTNIHLDKTKDPMLYHRRCFGPIPAEFYSYVK; from the coding sequence ATGGACAAAGCAGAAAAGCAGAATTTATTTAAAGAAGTGATGGGAAACTATCCGACGGGAGTAACGATTGTAACTGGAGTTACTGAGGATGGAACACCGGTTGGCTTAACCGTGAATTCATTTGCGTCCGTCTCGCTTGACCCCTTGATGGTGCTTTGGTCTATTGACCATGGAGTGTCAACAATTAAAGCATTTACAGAAGGAGGAAAGTTTGCTATCCACGTTCTCGCTGGTGAACAGCAAGAACTATGTAAAACCTTTGCCACAAAAGGAGTAGATCGCTTCGGTCAGTGTAAATGGGAGATGTCTGAAAATGGACTGCCAATCATTGAAGGGGCGTTTGGTGTCTTTGAATGTGAAACATCTCAAGCTGTTGAAGCAGGAGATCACACGATATTGATTGGGAATGTGACCAATATCCATCTTGATAAAACTAAAGATCCAATGCTTTATCATCGCCGTTGTTTCGGTCCAATTCCGGCTGAGTTTTATAGCTATGTTAAGTGA
- a CDS encoding aromatic ring-hydroxylating dioxygenase subunit alpha, with the protein MLQDDVLRQDWLVACRSEDVKEKPVQVILMGERLAIFRNHNGVHAFKDLCIHRGAALSLGEVKNDCLVCPYHAWEYNDQGDCVKIPQLPEGRAIPKKAKAVSYACVEKYGFIWVNLANNQPEFFRYEEMEGTDFHNVIWGPQEVQAKPPRIIENFLDVGHLAVVHQGYLGAETHREIGDYSVHWEGSRIFSDEIAIFQPDPDGSGIPKYVYYTYEIIRPLTVKFTKKDRENDTLMTILLTVRPVDEITSIAYGILSFNYDTGLTDQQLVEFQDEIFSQDKPIVENQKPEELPLDLQVELSLISDRVSIAYRQYLKKLGVTLGIS; encoded by the coding sequence ATGTTGCAAGACGATGTATTACGGCAGGATTGGCTAGTAGCTTGTCGTTCAGAAGATGTAAAAGAAAAGCCTGTTCAAGTCATTCTTATGGGAGAACGTTTGGCTATTTTCAGAAACCATAACGGCGTGCACGCTTTTAAAGATTTGTGTATCCACAGAGGGGCTGCTTTATCACTCGGAGAAGTCAAGAATGACTGTCTCGTCTGTCCTTATCATGCTTGGGAATATAATGATCAAGGCGATTGCGTGAAGATCCCGCAGCTGCCGGAAGGAAGAGCTATCCCTAAAAAAGCGAAAGCGGTCTCCTACGCTTGTGTGGAGAAATACGGCTTCATTTGGGTCAACTTAGCGAACAACCAACCAGAATTTTTTCGATATGAGGAAATGGAAGGCACAGACTTTCACAATGTCATTTGGGGACCGCAAGAAGTGCAAGCAAAGCCACCGCGCATCATTGAGAATTTTCTTGATGTCGGCCATCTTGCTGTTGTTCATCAAGGGTACTTAGGGGCAGAAACGCATCGGGAGATCGGGGACTATTCCGTCCATTGGGAAGGCAGCCGGATATTCTCTGACGAAATTGCTATTTTCCAGCCTGACCCAGACGGATCTGGCATACCGAAATATGTTTACTACACGTATGAAATCATTCGTCCATTAACGGTAAAATTCACGAAGAAAGACCGTGAAAATGATACATTAATGACGATTCTCTTAACAGTCCGCCCTGTTGATGAAATAACTTCCATCGCTTACGGTATTCTTTCTTTCAATTACGATACCGGACTAACAGACCAGCAGCTGGTCGAATTCCAGGATGAAATTTTCTCTCAGGACAAACCGATCGTCGAAAACCAAAAACCAGAGGAGCTGCCGCTTGACTTGCAAGTTGAGCTTTCATTGATCTCTGACCGCGTGAGCATCGCTTACAGACAATATTTGAAGAAGCTCGGTGTCACCCTAGGGATATCTTAA
- a CDS encoding nucleobase:cation symporter-2 family protein, translating to MENKSGNNIIIGVDDKVSPGKAFVLGLQHVLAMDLYIAPIVIAGLLALSTENTSFFIQMCFLATGLATLIQTGAGIKLPVVQGPSYVPIGAIAAIGGKLGLGAIAGSLIPGAIIIAILGYPLKWFAKAVRRIIPPLVGGTVIIIVGIALMPVGLNNVFISEGNIGDNILIAAVSAIVLVICMLLGRKKNGFSTFLRLVSVIIAIVAGTITASFFGTVDFSPVKEASWFALPTLFPFGKPIFDAGAIITMVFVYFIILMETTGTWFVVSTVTGKELDEKRLNQASVGEGLGCLIGSLFGSTPMTGYSSNAGLLAITGVASRMVIMASGLILVFLGLIPKLSTAITCIPEPVINGIFGIVCVAIVTNGMKVIQPIIIDDRNMIVIGLPILLTIAVTILPKEVLNSVPDWANYILSSGITVGALATVLLNLAIPEEKRKAEKEVSSL from the coding sequence GTGGAAAACAAGTCAGGAAACAACATTATTATCGGAGTAGATGATAAAGTTAGCCCCGGTAAAGCATTTGTCCTTGGATTACAGCATGTGCTGGCTATGGATTTATATATTGCCCCAATTGTCATTGCAGGCCTACTTGCGTTAAGTACAGAGAATACATCTTTCTTTATCCAAATGTGCTTCTTGGCCACAGGACTAGCTACATTAATTCAAACAGGTGCAGGAATCAAGCTTCCAGTCGTACAAGGGCCGTCTTATGTGCCGATTGGTGCGATCGCTGCAATTGGCGGTAAGCTCGGTCTTGGCGCAATTGCAGGGAGCCTCATTCCTGGTGCCATCATTATTGCTATTCTTGGGTATCCGTTAAAGTGGTTTGCTAAAGCAGTTAGAAGGATTATTCCACCACTTGTCGGTGGTACGGTTATCATTATTGTAGGTATCGCTTTAATGCCTGTCGGGCTTAATAATGTGTTTATCTCAGAAGGAAACATCGGGGACAATATTTTGATCGCAGCTGTTTCGGCGATCGTGCTCGTTATTTGTATGCTGCTTGGCCGTAAAAAGAACGGTTTCAGCACGTTTTTACGCTTGGTCTCTGTTATTATTGCCATTGTCGCCGGTACAATCACAGCCAGCTTTTTTGGCACAGTTGATTTTTCCCCAGTAAAAGAAGCGAGCTGGTTTGCCCTGCCGACCTTATTTCCGTTTGGAAAGCCGATATTTGATGCCGGTGCTATTATTACAATGGTGTTTGTCTATTTCATTATTTTAATGGAAACAACAGGTACTTGGTTCGTTGTCTCTACTGTTACTGGAAAAGAACTGGACGAAAAACGCTTGAATCAAGCTTCTGTTGGAGAAGGGCTTGGCTGTTTGATCGGGTCTCTATTTGGCAGCACGCCGATGACGGGTTATTCATCAAATGCGGGCCTCCTAGCTATTACCGGTGTGGCAAGCCGGATGGTCATCATGGCAAGTGGACTGATTCTTGTCTTTCTTGGTCTTATTCCTAAATTGTCCACAGCGATTACGTGTATCCCTGAGCCTGTAATCAATGGGATCTTTGGCATCGTTTGTGTAGCTATCGTTACGAATGGCATGAAAGTTATTCAACCCATCATCATTGATGACCGCAATATGATCGTGATTGGCCTTCCAATTTTATTAACCATTGCTGTTACCATTTTACCGAAAGAAGTACTCAATAGTGTTCCTGACTGGGCTAACTATATTTTATCTTCTGGTATTACAGTTGGTGCACTGGCAACTGTTCTTCTAAATCTGGCCATTCCGGAAGAAAAAAGAAAAGCAGAAAAGGAAGTAAGCAGTTTATAG
- a CDS encoding YtzC family protein: MCMATRQSVDECLEQCQGAINYAEEQYKQAARQEHNNDGNFSQSQLMLEDAYNQLDKLLLSANEQQREQLHRMRLQLQQMQNSMILLDH, encoded by the coding sequence ATCTGCATGGCAACAAGACAATCTGTCGATGAATGTTTGGAGCAATGTCAAGGGGCAATTAATTATGCTGAAGAACAATATAAGCAGGCAGCTCGGCAAGAGCATAATAATGATGGAAACTTTTCTCAGTCTCAATTGATGTTGGAGGATGCTTACAATCAATTGGATAAATTGTTACTTAGTGCAAACGAGCAGCAAAGAGAACAGCTTCACCGAATGAGACTGCAGCTTCAGCAAATGCAAAACAGCATGATTTTATTGGATCATTAA
- a CDS encoding small, acid-soluble spore protein L, with amino-acid sequence MSKNRNRGNKAFSGVNPQGYAGGGKGDTSPKSELEDRAKHSNTKR; translated from the coding sequence ATGAGCAAAAATAGAAATCGGGGCAATAAAGCTTTCAGCGGTGTAAATCCTCAAGGATATGCCGGAGGAGGAAAAGGAGATACGAGCCCAAAGTCAGAGCTCGAAGATAGAGCTAAACATAGCAATACGAAGCGTTAA
- a CDS encoding methyl-accepting chemotaxis protein: MLHPLREIVEHLSTIQQTYPEDTCLILSDRETIIGYLPGKEIDLKLKVGESMSKYKKSATYKVLQTGEKIREEIPADMLGIPYVSTCTPIKQDGQVIGAFAAVVSNQKMEDLRKGAEKLSAVISQMTTFSEEIASITNSSADKLQELSQQSETMKNNMKSVERIIQQVKEISSRSNILGLNASIEAARSGEYGRGFSVVADEIRKMAANSNSAAEDIQKQLELTQKEILKINESIHEIAAQTEEQSASTQEFHSMVERISDTAKLLNKHGGIHHASH, from the coding sequence ATGTTACATCCATTAAGAGAAATAGTGGAGCATTTATCAACTATTCAACAGACTTATCCAGAGGATACTTGCTTGATCTTAAGTGACAGGGAAACAATCATTGGCTATCTTCCAGGAAAGGAAATTGATTTAAAGTTAAAAGTCGGCGAGAGCATGTCCAAATATAAAAAATCTGCTACTTATAAAGTGTTGCAGACAGGTGAAAAAATTCGTGAAGAAATACCTGCAGACATGCTTGGCATTCCTTACGTATCAACTTGTACACCAATCAAGCAAGATGGACAAGTGATTGGCGCCTTTGCGGCAGTCGTTTCAAATCAAAAGATGGAGGATCTTCGCAAAGGAGCGGAAAAACTCAGCGCGGTTATTAGCCAAATGACAACGTTTTCAGAAGAAATAGCTTCCATCACTAATTCTTCGGCAGATAAACTCCAGGAATTGTCTCAGCAATCAGAAACGATGAAAAATAATATGAAGAGTGTGGAAAGAATTATTCAGCAAGTAAAGGAGATTTCCTCCAGGTCAAATATTTTAGGGTTAAATGCATCAATTGAAGCTGCTCGTTCTGGAGAGTATGGAAGAGGATTTTCAGTTGTGGCTGATGAAATACGTAAAATGGCCGCTAACAGTAATTCGGCGGCTGAAGATATACAAAAGCAGTTGGAATTAACTCAGAAAGAAATTTTAAAAATTAATGAATCTATCCATGAAATTGCCGCCCAAACAGAAGAACAATCGGCTAGTACGCAAGAGTTCCATTCAATGGTAGAAAGAATTTCTGATACAGCTAAACTGTTAAATAAGCACGGTGGAATCCATCATGCGTCCCATTAA
- a CDS encoding DUF3238 domain-containing protein, translated as MSLKTRRQQRLARINSLMIKSIEQKENEITFHWKGELAPYNLYREGELVYSGSDTEVTDTGLLPGQPYSYTIEKKRAGNRPSKIIKIQTATAAKDKSSVNVLQDLIVTTIVTDSLVSMEWEPIEGIEEYSVYRNGERIAKVKDCRFIDNHVQANKDYTYSIQAARPLVLSEKKMSEEKFAIAGIIGFFKKGASEKEAVLERFNLTKRIGTIENVLKPVEQLSEETEWMVRYTTFLENKWLKNPNFFSPLRYFKGDNRGFDPDSQDYRTRADIRVNYNGQSPQVHLSRDVGKTKAYGWMRRLKKEETASEDGIKIETVNTTSEKVIVHLTHSVGNPLVTSPAIDYKVRALLFSNGFFDISGIHDQSPHHEIYIKNSSHPYWQPLHQAESKGLEWMSTTMADQFWRVSNFI; from the coding sequence TTGTCTTTAAAAACTCGACGTCAACAGCGGTTGGCTCGCATCAATAGTCTGATGATCAAATCCATTGAACAGAAGGAAAATGAAATTACCTTTCATTGGAAAGGAGAATTGGCGCCCTATAACCTGTACAGGGAGGGGGAGCTCGTTTATTCAGGATCAGATACAGAAGTGACGGATACAGGACTTCTTCCAGGTCAGCCATATTCATATACAATCGAAAAGAAAAGGGCAGGAAACCGTCCTTCGAAGATAATAAAAATACAGACCGCTACTGCGGCAAAAGATAAGAGCTCTGTCAATGTCTTACAAGATTTAATCGTTACAACTATTGTAACAGACTCGCTTGTTAGTATGGAATGGGAGCCGATTGAAGGGATTGAAGAGTATTCAGTTTACCGGAACGGAGAAAGAATAGCGAAGGTAAAGGATTGTCGTTTTATTGATAATCATGTTCAAGCCAACAAGGATTATACGTATTCTATTCAAGCGGCCCGTCCCCTAGTGTTGTCAGAAAAGAAGATGAGTGAGGAAAAATTCGCCATAGCAGGGATTATCGGCTTTTTCAAAAAGGGAGCATCGGAAAAGGAAGCAGTCCTGGAAAGATTTAATCTAACTAAACGAATTGGCACAATTGAAAATGTATTAAAGCCAGTAGAACAGCTGTCTGAAGAGACAGAATGGATGGTTCGTTACACAACGTTTTTAGAGAATAAATGGTTGAAAAACCCCAACTTCTTTTCCCCGCTTCGTTATTTTAAAGGAGATAACCGCGGATTTGACCCTGATTCTCAAGATTATCGAACAAGAGCGGACATTCGAGTCAACTATAATGGACAAAGTCCTCAAGTTCATTTATCAAGAGATGTTGGCAAAACAAAAGCTTATGGGTGGATGAGAAGGCTGAAAAAAGAAGAAACAGCTTCAGAGGACGGTATTAAGATAGAAACTGTAAACACAACAAGCGAAAAAGTCATTGTTCATCTTACTCACTCAGTCGGAAATCCATTGGTTACTTCCCCAGCAATTGATTATAAAGTACGGGCTTTGCTGTTCAGCAATGGTTTTTTTGATATTAGCGGGATACATGACCAATCTCCTCATCATGAAATATACATTAAGAATAGCAGTCATCCTTATTGGCAGCCTCTTCATCAAGCAGAGAGCAAAGGCTTAGAATGGATGTCGACAACGATGGCCGATCAATTTTGGAGAGTTTCTAACTTTATATAA
- a CDS encoding thiol-disulfide oxidoreductase DCC family protein, producing the protein MNPIILFDGECNFCDSSVQFIIKNDPKGIFHFASLQSDTGRSLLKKHRVPSDIDSMILIEGDKVYYKSAAALRICKHLKGAWKLLYALIIVPRPIRNIAYDFIAKNRYKWFGKKESCMLPSPSVRARFI; encoded by the coding sequence ATGAACCCGATTATTTTATTTGATGGTGAATGTAATTTTTGTGATTCAAGTGTCCAGTTCATTATAAAGAATGACCCTAAAGGCATCTTTCACTTTGCCTCTTTGCAAAGTGACACCGGGCGATCGTTATTGAAAAAACACCGCGTGCCATCTGATATTGATAGTATGATTTTGATTGAAGGAGACAAAGTTTATTACAAATCAGCCGCTGCCCTTCGTATTTGCAAACATTTAAAGGGAGCATGGAAACTGTTATATGCGCTGATTATCGTGCCTCGTCCAATCCGAAATATAGCTTATGACTTTATCGCCAAAAACCGTTATAAATGGTTTGGCAAAAAAGAAAGCTGCATGCTTCCGTCACCGAGTGTGCGGGCTCGCTTTATATAA
- a CDS encoding DeoR/GlpR family DNA-binding transcription regulator translates to MSSYERKKSILEQLHIYGKVEITELSEALSVSPMTIRRDLDLLEKQKKLIRTHGGAVLPQALINEQSFASKAGSAVEEKKQIALEAVSLVKPNMTVLLDSGTTTLEIARLLKNNVPATVITNDIQIAAELMDSHLEVIIIGGRLQNDVGALFGSLAENTLRNMHVDLFFMGAHAIHSAFGITAPTLEKAAVKQEMIKTAEKVVLVADSSKFHQKAFSKVCDLDFVTTVITDRYISEEIRKSYEEYVDIVIAK, encoded by the coding sequence ATGTCGTCTTATGAGCGAAAAAAGAGCATTCTTGAACAGTTACACATTTACGGAAAGGTCGAGATTACAGAGCTTTCAGAAGCTTTATCTGTCTCTCCAATGACGATTCGTCGAGATCTCGATCTATTAGAAAAGCAAAAAAAATTAATCCGCACACATGGAGGAGCCGTTCTTCCACAGGCTTTAATTAATGAACAATCTTTTGCTTCCAAAGCAGGATCGGCCGTTGAAGAAAAAAAGCAAATTGCGTTAGAAGCTGTCTCTCTTGTTAAGCCAAATATGACCGTTTTGCTTGATTCAGGAACCACTACACTGGAAATTGCCCGGCTGTTGAAAAACAATGTGCCAGCCACCGTAATAACAAACGATATACAAATTGCTGCTGAGTTAATGGATAGCCATTTGGAAGTAATTATAATCGGCGGCCGGCTCCAAAATGATGTCGGTGCCCTGTTCGGCTCTCTTGCAGAAAATACATTAAGAAATATGCATGTTGATCTCTTTTTTATGGGAGCCCATGCGATTCATTCAGCATTCGGTATTACAGCCCCCACACTCGAAAAAGCGGCTGTTAAGCAAGAGATGATAAAAACTGCAGAAAAAGTTGTGCTTGTGGCGGATTCTTCTAAATTCCATCAGAAGGCATTTTCAAAAGTATGCGATTTAGACTTTGTCACGACCGTTATTACAGACAGATATATATCCGAAGAAATTCGAAAATCCTATGAGGAATACGTAGATATAGTAATAGCAAAGTAG
- a CDS encoding four-carbon acid sugar kinase family protein — MKIGIIADDLTGANATGVRLAKAGFVSAAVVFGGGVPTSGNFTAISIDTDSRYIKPDTAKYRVQKAYRQLKEWGADVVAKRIDSTVRGNLGAETDALLDAIGPGSIAVVVASYPDSGRVTSGGYLLVEGMPVQATDVAKDPMNPIASSYVPDVIKEQSRYEVGHIGLGTVLKGAEAILPAMKALMAANKRIIVVDAVTNEEIDHIAESMAAIDEYAIIPVDPGPLSAAYGRVKSRQSIHLNKWIVTVGSVTPLTGRQIRYLIDKTNSHPVYVNAANLASLTDSWEEEVQRATKEALEKLKEEEILIITTQSPASIVLPLSEIAKEEGTTEETLAKRITDGLAKITYGVFKERGAAINGTFSSGGDVTAALCAVSKAEAIQLEDEVLPLAAYGKFIGGALNGIPVVTKGGMVGDKQSIYQCVNYLRTKNHEGRV; from the coding sequence ATGAAAATAGGAATTATTGCAGATGATTTAACGGGTGCGAATGCGACTGGTGTTCGGCTTGCGAAAGCTGGCTTTGTAAGTGCCGCTGTTGTTTTCGGAGGAGGAGTCCCCACTTCAGGAAACTTTACTGCTATTAGTATAGATACAGATAGTCGCTATATAAAGCCAGACACTGCTAAGTATCGTGTTCAAAAGGCTTATCGACAGTTAAAAGAGTGGGGAGCGGATGTAGTAGCCAAGCGGATTGATAGCACGGTTCGCGGAAACTTAGGTGCAGAAACAGACGCTCTGTTAGATGCGATTGGCCCTGGCAGTATTGCTGTTGTAGTGGCTTCCTATCCGGATTCAGGACGTGTCACCTCCGGCGGATATTTGCTTGTAGAAGGGATGCCTGTTCAAGCAACAGATGTAGCAAAAGATCCGATGAACCCGATTGCAAGCTCTTATGTCCCAGATGTTATAAAGGAGCAAAGCCGCTATGAAGTCGGCCATATTGGGCTAGGGACGGTTTTAAAAGGAGCGGAAGCCATTTTACCTGCAATGAAGGCGTTAATGGCTGCAAACAAACGAATTATTGTCGTGGATGCAGTAACGAATGAAGAGATTGACCATATTGCAGAATCGATGGCCGCTATTGATGAGTATGCGATCATCCCCGTAGACCCTGGTCCATTATCAGCTGCCTACGGCCGTGTCAAATCAAGACAAAGCATACATCTGAATAAATGGATTGTCACAGTAGGAAGCGTGACTCCGTTAACAGGACGGCAGATTCGCTATTTAATCGATAAAACCAACTCGCATCCTGTGTATGTTAATGCGGCGAATCTCGCATCTTTAACAGATTCATGGGAAGAAGAAGTGCAGCGGGCGACAAAGGAAGCGTTAGAAAAGCTAAAAGAGGAAGAAATTTTAATTATTACAACACAGTCACCCGCGTCCATAGTGTTGCCGCTTTCAGAAATAGCAAAAGAAGAAGGAACAACAGAGGAAACATTGGCTAAAAGAATCACGGACGGGTTGGCTAAAATTACCTATGGAGTGTTTAAAGAGCGGGGCGCGGCCATTAATGGCACTTTTTCAAGTGGAGGCGATGTAACGGCTGCTCTTTGTGCAGTGAGCAAAGCGGAGGCCATTCAACTGGAGGATGAAGTACTGCCGCTCGCTGCTTATGGAAAATTTATTGGTGGGGCCCTTAACGGCATTCCGGTTGTGACAAAAGGCGGAATGGTCGGCGACAAACAATCGATTTATCAGTGTGTCAATTATCTAAGAACAAAAAATCATGAAGGACGTGTTTAA
- the pdxA gene encoding 4-hydroxythreonine-4-phosphate dehydrogenase PdxA, with protein MTIERAIIAIPMGDAAGIGPEITVKSLAKEEIYSMCRPLVVGDAATIREAIVVTETNLKVNEVSSPAEGKYEFGTIDVLNLANIDAKALQPGKVQAQCGQAAFEYIKKSVQLAMDGEVAALATTPINKESLKAANVPFIGHTEMLESLTNSKDPLTMFEVRSLRIFFLTRHVSLKEAITQMTKERVHDYLIRCDQALQRLGIENRSIAVAGLNPHSGEGGLFGDEEVKEIGPGIEAAKRDGINAYGPVPADSVFFQALNGKYDAVLSLYHDQGHIAAKMTDFHRTISITNGLPFLRTSVDHGTAFDIAWKNIASSVSMEECIKLAAQYAPKFTRESL; from the coding sequence ATGACAATAGAACGTGCAATTATCGCTATCCCTATGGGAGATGCAGCCGGGATTGGACCGGAAATTACCGTAAAATCATTAGCCAAAGAGGAAATCTATTCTATGTGCCGTCCCCTCGTTGTTGGTGATGCAGCAACCATACGCGAAGCGATTGTAGTAACAGAAACTAATTTGAAAGTAAATGAAGTGTCTTCGCCAGCAGAGGGGAAATATGAATTCGGCACAATTGATGTATTGAATTTGGCAAACATTGATGCAAAGGCTCTTCAACCTGGGAAGGTCCAGGCTCAATGTGGACAAGCAGCTTTTGAATATATTAAAAAATCCGTTCAGCTGGCGATGGATGGGGAAGTAGCCGCTCTTGCTACTACACCGATTAATAAAGAATCGTTGAAAGCTGCGAATGTACCATTTATCGGTCATACGGAAATGCTAGAATCCCTGACGAATTCCAAAGATCCGTTAACGATGTTTGAAGTGCGCAGTCTGCGTATCTTTTTCTTAACCCGTCATGTGTCTTTAAAAGAGGCGATTACTCAGATGACAAAAGAACGCGTTCATGACTATTTAATCCGATGTGATCAAGCGTTGCAGCGTCTTGGAATTGAGAATCGCTCGATCGCAGTGGCTGGATTAAATCCACATAGCGGAGAAGGCGGCTTGTTTGGTGATGAAGAAGTAAAAGAAATTGGACCGGGAATCGAAGCGGCCAAAAGAGACGGAATTAACGCTTACGGACCAGTGCCGGCAGATTCTGTTTTCTTCCAGGCGTTAAATGGCAAATATGATGCCGTTCTATCCTTGTATCACGATCAGGGACATATCGCTGCTAAAATGACAGATTTTCATCGTACGATTTCTATTACAAACGGCTTGCCTTTCTTGCGTACATCAGTTGATCATGGAACGGCATTTGATATCGCTTGGAAAAATATTGCTTCCAGTGTCAGTATGGAAGAATGCATTAAATTGGCAGCACAGTACGCACCAAAATTCACACGCGAGTCGCTTTAA